In a genomic window of Quercus lobata isolate SW786 chromosome 4, ValleyOak3.0 Primary Assembly, whole genome shotgun sequence:
- the LOC115986666 gene encoding pentatricopeptide repeat-containing protein At1g08070, chloroplastic-like, translated as MNSQIIGSCRVQYRDAHFYAYDMNSQELWVLDRLKSCKTITQLKQIHAFLIKTSSLRLRAPQLIYPKLISLCTTSSSSFGVNLTYFRSILTNLENPHVILYNNAIKALSSAQNSSFSLEAVALFREMLIKGLVPDNYTVPYVLKACAQSQALREGDQIHAHCIKTGMLLSIVYVKNTLMRLYAVCGVIKAVQKLFDGSPQRDLVSWTTLIQGYVKMGFLREGVAAFFEMCDSNLRADEMTLVIVLSACSKLGDLELGRKIHDYMRDNEVNSDVFVGNALVNMYLNCGDADFACKLFDEMPFRNVVSWNSMISGLAHQGKFKESLDVFRKMQNIGLKPDDVTLVGVLNSCANLGVLELGKWVHAYIDKNWIKADGYIGNALVDMYAKCGSIDQAFRVFQGMKNRDVYSYTAIIVGLAMHGEAEKALSIFSEMPSVGIEPDEVTFIGVLSACSHAGLVAEGQKYFEEMSRVYNLIPQTEHYGCMVDLLGRAGLINEAEEFIKNMPIEPDAFVWGALLGACRIHGKVELGESVMRKLLEVEPERDGAYILMSNIYSSSNKWRDALKLRKAMKGKNMKKTPVCSSIELDGVVHEFRKGDKSHPKSKEIYKLLEDIMSQLKNYGHLAQY; from the coding sequence ATGAACTCCCAAATTATAGGCTCCTGCAGAGTCCAATATCGAGATGCCCATTTCTATGCCTATGACATGAATTCTCAAGAATTATGGGTCCTTGACAGGCTAAAATCATGCAAAACAATAACCCAACTCAAACAAATCCATGCATTCCTCATCAAAACCAGCTCTCTCCGTCTCCGAGCCCCACAGCTCATATATCCCAAGCTCATCTCTCTATGCACtacttcctcttcttcctttgGTGTAAACCTCACCTATTTTCGCTCTATTCTAACAAACTTGGAGAACCCACATGTCATCCTCTACAACAACGCTATAAAAGCGCTTTCAAGTGCCCAGAACAGCTCTTTCTCACTCGAAGCCGTGGCATTATTTCGTGAAATGCTCATCAAAGGCCTCGTTCCTGATAATTATACTGTTCCATATGTTCTTAAGGCATGTGCGCAGTCTCAGGCGCTACGAGAAGGCGACCAAATTCACGCGCATTGCATCAAGACAGGGATGCTCTTATCCATTGTGTATGTAAAGAATACATTGATGAGATTGTATGCTGTTTGTGGGGTTATTAAAGCTGTTCAGAAGCTGTTTGATGGAAGTCCTCAGAGGGACTTGGTTTCGTGGACCACGCTTATTCAGGGATATGTAAAAATGGGGTTCTTGAGGGAAGGCGTGGCAGCGTTTTTTGAGATGTGTGATTCAAATTTAAGAGCAGACGAGATGACATTGGTCATCGTGCTTTCTGCATGTTCTAAACTGGGTGATTTGGAATTGGGGCGAAAGATACATGATTATATGCGTGATAATGAGGTGAATTCGGATGTTTTTGTTGGGAATGCATTGGTTAATATGTATTTGAACTGTGGAGATGCTGACTTTGCTTGTAAGTTGTTTGATGAGATGCCTTTTAGGAATGTGGTTTCTTGGAACTCCATGATATCAGGCTTGGCTCATCAAGGCAAATTTAAGGAATCACTGGATGTCTTTCGGAAGATGCAAAACATAGGTCTTAAGCCGGATGATGTTACTTTAGTTGGGGTTTTAAATTCTTGTGCCAATCTTGGAGTACTTGAGTTGGGGAAGTGGGTTCATGCGTATATTGACAAGAATTGGATTAAGGCAGATGGGTATATAGGGAATGCACTTGTGGATATGTATGCAAAGTGTGGAAGTATAGACCAAGCATTTAGGGTGTTTCAAGGAATGAAAAACAGAGATGTATATTCATATACTGCCATTATTGTTGGGTTAGCTATGCATGGGGAAGCAGAGAAGGCATTATCTATTTTCTCTGAGATGCCTAGTGTGGGCATAGAACCAGATGAGGTGACATTTATAGGTGTCCTCTCAGCATGTAGTCATGCAGGCCTTGTGGCAGAAGGCCAGAAGTATTTTGAGGAAATGTCAAGGGTGTACAATCTCATACCTCAAACAGAGCATTATGGCTGCATGGTTGACCTTTTAGGACGTGCAGGGTTGATAAATGAGGCGGAGGAGTTTATCAAAAACATGCCAATTGAGCCTGATGCCTTTGTTTGGGGGGCACTATTGGGAGCATGTAGAATCCATGGGAAAGTTGAGCTTGGAGAAAGTGTAATGAGAAAACTTTTAGAGGTAGAGCCAGAAAGAGATGGTGCATATATACTCATGTCAAATATATATTCATCTTCAAATAAATGGAGAGATGCATTGAAGTTGAGAAAGgcaatgaaaggaaaaaacatgaaaaagacTCCTGTGTGTAGTTCAATTGAACTTGATGGTGTGGTCCATGAGTTCCGCAAGGGCGACAAATCGCACCCAAAGAGTAAAGAGATATACAAGTTGCTGGAAGATATCATGAGTCAGTTAAAGAACTATGGACATTTAGCCCAGTACTAG